The following proteins come from a genomic window of bacterium:
- a CDS encoding YceI family protein: MFLELGEIRFDLETGAADGEVAVDAPKAVTGNKRRDRAMHNKVLESERFPSIVFRVTGVEGRLLETGGSELTLDGRMAIHGDEHPVSVPVRVEKDNDRILVRASLVVPYAKWGLHRPSVLFLKVAPEVEVRIEAKATLAPAVGGL, encoded by the coding sequence TTGTTTCTCGAATTGGGGGAGATTCGCTTCGATTTGGAGACCGGCGCTGCCGACGGCGAGGTCGCGGTCGACGCCCCAAAGGCGGTCACCGGCAACAAGAGACGCGACCGGGCCATGCACAACAAGGTGCTCGAGAGCGAGCGCTTCCCGTCAATCGTCTTCCGCGTGACCGGCGTCGAGGGGAGGCTCTTGGAGACGGGAGGCAGCGAGTTGACGCTCGACGGAAGGATGGCCATTCACGGTGACGAGCACCCCGTCTCGGTTCCGGTACGGGTCGAGAAAGACAACGACCGGATTCTTGTCAGGGCGAGCCTCGTCGTTCCCTATGCAAAGTGGGGCCTGCACAGGCCGAGCGTCCTGTTTCTCAAGGTAGCTCCCGAGGTCGAGGTTCGAATCGAGGCCAAAGCGACTCTCGCGCCAGCCGTTGGCGGCCTCTGA
- a CDS encoding TIGR00266 family protein: MSEKVWHVAVSGKQQGPYSEEEIVDKIKNGQLARKASVYGPGMTEWEPLVSRAEFSGAFAVAPPPPPPGALGQAHEIDYEVHGEEMQFVEITLDPGEACVAEAGSFMYMDPGIEMETIFGDGSAKSQGGGFMGALLGAGKRILTGESLFMTVFGNGGSGRQTVAFAAPYPGCILPIDLKQHGTILCQKDAFLCAAKGIAVGIAFQKRLGAGLFGGEGFILQKLEGDGLAFAHAGGTVVKRELAAGETLRLDTGCLVAFDESVKYDIQTVSGIKTALFGGEGLFYAALTGPGTIWMQSLPFSRLASRVYAAAPQTGGTRKGEGSILGDLGGLVMGDRG, encoded by the coding sequence ATGAGCGAGAAGGTCTGGCACGTAGCCGTCAGTGGAAAGCAGCAAGGCCCCTACAGCGAGGAGGAGATCGTCGACAAGATCAAGAACGGCCAGCTGGCCCGCAAAGCCAGTGTCTACGGTCCGGGGATGACCGAGTGGGAACCGCTCGTGAGCCGCGCCGAGTTCTCCGGAGCCTTCGCGGTAGCGCCGCCGCCTCCGCCCCCCGGAGCTCTCGGCCAGGCCCACGAGATCGACTACGAGGTCCACGGCGAAGAGATGCAGTTCGTCGAGATCACTCTCGATCCCGGCGAGGCCTGCGTCGCCGAGGCCGGCTCGTTCATGTACATGGACCCGGGCATCGAGATGGAGACGATCTTCGGCGACGGTTCCGCGAAGAGTCAAGGCGGCGGCTTCATGGGCGCGCTCTTGGGCGCCGGCAAGCGCATTCTCACGGGTGAGTCCCTGTTCATGACGGTCTTCGGCAATGGCGGTTCCGGACGCCAAACGGTCGCCTTCGCGGCACCCTATCCGGGCTGCATCCTTCCGATCGACCTCAAGCAGCACGGCACGATCCTCTGCCAGAAGGACGCCTTTCTGTGCGCAGCCAAGGGCATCGCGGTCGGCATCGCCTTCCAGAAGCGTCTCGGCGCAGGCCTGTTCGGTGGCGAGGGCTTCATCCTGCAGAAGCTCGAGGGTGACGGCCTTGCCTTCGCGCACGCCGGCGGCACCGTCGTCAAGCGGGAGCTCGCTGCGGGCGAGACCCTGCGCCTCGACACCGGCTGCCTGGTGGCCTTCGATGAGAGCGTGAAGTACGACATCCAGACCGTCTCCGGCATCAAAACCGCGCTGTTCGGCGGCGAGGGACTCTTCTACGCCGCCCTGACCGGACCGGGAACGATCTGGATGCAATCGCTGCCGTTCAGTCGCCTGGCGAGCCGCGTCTACGCGGCCGCGCCCCAGACCGGAGGCACGCGCAAGGGCGAAGGCTCGATCCTGGGCGACCTCGGCGGCCTGGTAATGGGGGATCGGGGGTAA
- a CDS encoding cysteine desulfurase-like protein, protein MSIRELTNCRPDFPALARTRAGHELAFLDGPAGSQVPAPVIDAMSDYYRTSNANTHGFFQTSRETDALMARARETVARFLGSEDGKTVSFGASMTTLAFSLSRALARGWAEGDEVVITALDHEANRGPWLRLEERGIVVREIALLPDGRLDVDDFERQINERTRLVAMGLASNALGTVNDVARARRLASEVGAHLVLDAVHYAPHFALDVEALDADFLLCSAYKFYGPHVGVLYSRPGLLDTIDTDRLRMQDQAAPYRIETGTQNHAAIAGVAAAIEYIASFGDGEDLRSALLDAFAQIGEHEREVARHLWERFGRLRKVTRWGPGFGEEERAPTVAITIDGMRPEEAAARLGEQGLQVWDGDFYAIRAIESLGLADAGGVLRTGVLMYNTIEEVDRLADAVAAL, encoded by the coding sequence ATGTCGATTCGAGAACTCACCAATTGTCGTCCGGACTTTCCGGCCCTGGCGCGGACACGCGCCGGCCACGAGCTTGCGTTCCTGGACGGGCCGGCGGGAAGCCAGGTTCCCGCACCGGTGATCGATGCAATGTCGGATTACTACCGGACCTCGAATGCCAATACCCACGGGTTTTTCCAGACCTCCCGCGAGACCGATGCCCTGATGGCGCGGGCTCGAGAAACCGTTGCGAGGTTTCTCGGATCCGAGGATGGCAAGACGGTTTCGTTTGGCGCGAGCATGACGACGCTCGCTTTTTCACTAAGTCGGGCGCTCGCGCGCGGCTGGGCCGAGGGCGACGAGGTCGTCATCACCGCCCTCGATCACGAGGCCAACCGTGGGCCGTGGCTGCGGCTCGAAGAACGGGGGATCGTGGTGCGCGAAATCGCGCTGCTGCCGGACGGCCGCCTCGATGTCGACGATTTCGAGCGCCAGATCAACGAGCGCACGCGCCTGGTCGCGATGGGGCTGGCCTCGAACGCGCTCGGGACCGTCAACGACGTGGCGCGGGCTCGCCGGCTCGCCTCCGAGGTCGGGGCGCATCTGGTGCTCGACGCCGTGCACTACGCGCCGCACTTTGCGCTCGACGTCGAAGCGCTCGACGCCGACTTTCTCCTGTGCTCGGCCTACAAGTTCTACGGTCCGCACGTGGGAGTGCTCTATTCGCGGCCGGGGCTTCTCGACACCATCGACACCGATCGCCTGCGAATGCAGGATCAGGCCGCTCCTTACCGGATCGAGACCGGGACCCAGAATCACGCGGCCATCGCCGGCGTGGCGGCGGCGATCGAGTACATCGCGAGCTTCGGAGATGGCGAGGACCTGCGCTCGGCGCTCCTCGACGCATTCGCCCAGATCGGTGAGCACGAACGCGAAGTGGCTCGGCATCTCTGGGAGCGCTTCGGCCGGCTTCGGAAGGTCACGCGCTGGGGCCCGGGCTTCGGCGAAGAGGAGCGGGCTCCGACCGTGGCGATCACGATCGACGGCATGCGGCCGGAAGAAGCCGCGGCCCGGCTCGGGGAGCAGGGCCTTCAGGTGTGGGACGGCGACTTCTACGCCATTCGCGCGATCGAGTCGCTAGGGCTCGCCGACGCCGGTGGCGTGCTGCGCACGGGAGTCCTGATGTACAACACGATCGAGGAGGTCGACCGGTTGGCGGACGCCGTGGCGGCGCTCTAG
- a CDS encoding sigma-70 family RNA polymerase sigma factor, with amino-acid sequence MISTLTRIFGPQELDLVEEVVQEAFLKALKQWPFHGVPDNPSAWLIQVAKNRALDTVRRRANWRSKESQIERSIFSRRHSFEAHDARFADEIRDDELRLVFMCCHPALGRNARIALTLKMSAAFSTAEIARAFLARESAIAQRLVRAKRKLRELEVSFEMPEPHEMPARLDSVLESLYLIFNEGHSAHEGEDLVRFELCHQAIRLAELLADHPVTATTSVRALTALLLFQACRLGARTDEAGDPIRLDEQDRSLWDRRVLARGLEHFEAAAEGNELSRYHLEAEIASCHALAENYGATDWQRIVSAYDQLLAIEPSPVISLNRAIALSRLEGPWAGLEALDEVETEPALQSYYPLHATRAELLSQVGRFAESRAACQRALQLAVSAPVRRSLMVRLAETEETRERGGGAVR; translated from the coding sequence ATGATCTCCACCCTCACCCGCATCTTCGGCCCTCAAGAGTTGGATCTGGTCGAGGAAGTCGTTCAGGAGGCCTTTCTCAAGGCTCTCAAGCAGTGGCCGTTTCACGGCGTTCCAGACAATCCGAGTGCCTGGTTGATTCAGGTCGCGAAGAACCGAGCTCTGGATACTGTGCGCCGCAGGGCCAACTGGAGATCCAAGGAGAGTCAGATCGAGCGCTCCATATTCAGTCGACGCCACAGCTTCGAAGCGCATGACGCTCGGTTTGCCGACGAGATCCGAGACGACGAGCTCCGGCTGGTTTTCATGTGCTGTCATCCCGCTCTAGGTCGGAACGCGCGTATCGCCCTCACGTTGAAGATGTCCGCGGCTTTCAGCACGGCCGAGATCGCGCGCGCCTTCCTAGCCCGCGAATCCGCGATCGCACAGCGGTTAGTGCGTGCGAAGCGAAAGCTGCGCGAGTTAGAGGTCTCCTTCGAAATGCCGGAACCGCACGAGATGCCGGCACGTCTAGATTCGGTATTGGAGTCTCTCTATTTGATCTTCAACGAAGGCCACAGCGCTCACGAGGGCGAGGATCTGGTTCGCTTCGAGCTGTGCCATCAGGCGATCCGCCTGGCCGAGCTGCTAGCCGACCACCCGGTTACCGCGACGACTTCGGTTCGCGCCCTGACGGCTCTGTTGCTCTTTCAGGCGTGCCGTCTGGGAGCTCGGACCGACGAGGCCGGCGATCCGATCCGCCTCGACGAGCAGGACCGCTCCCTGTGGGATCGGAGAGTGCTGGCCCGAGGTCTCGAGCATTTCGAGGCGGCGGCGGAAGGAAATGAGCTCTCGCGGTATCACCTGGAAGCTGAGATCGCCTCCTGTCATGCGCTTGCGGAGAACTATGGCGCCACGGACTGGCAACGCATCGTGTCCGCTTACGATCAGCTCTTGGCGATCGAACCGTCGCCTGTAATCAGCCTCAATCGCGCAATCGCGCTGTCACGGCTGGAGGGGCCATGGGCCGGTTTGGAGGCGCTTGACGAGGTCGAGACCGAGCCGGCATTGCAGAGCTATTACCCGCTGCACGCGACGCGCGCTGAGCTTCTGTCTCAGGTCGGACGCTTCGCAGAGTCGCGCGCTGCCTGTCAGAGGGCCTTGCAGCTTGCCGTAAGTGCTCCGGTCCGCCGGTCCTTGATGGTGCGCTTGGCGGAGACCGAAGAGACCCGAGAAAGAGGGGGAGGCGCGGTGCGCTAG
- a CDS encoding transcription initiation protein translates to MSSFMLLLHENPGAFEGVSPEDIQRVIQKYSTWREGLAAAGTLAGGEKLKDEGGKHLSKQGGAVRVVDGPFSEAKEVMAGFFMIRAADYEEAVAIARECPHLDHGWVELREIDPLHG, encoded by the coding sequence ATGTCGAGTTTCATGCTGCTGCTTCACGAGAACCCCGGTGCGTTCGAGGGAGTATCGCCGGAGGATATCCAGCGGGTAATCCAAAAGTACTCCACCTGGCGGGAAGGCCTGGCCGCGGCGGGTACGCTCGCCGGAGGAGAAAAGCTCAAGGACGAGGGAGGCAAACATCTGTCGAAGCAGGGTGGCGCGGTCCGTGTGGTTGACGGCCCCTTCAGTGAGGCCAAAGAGGTCATGGCGGGCTTTTTCATGATCCGGGCCGCCGACTACGAGGAGGCTGTGGCAATTGCTCGCGAGTGCCCGCACTTGGACCACGGCTGGGTGGAACTGCGGGAGATCGACCCGCTTCACGGCTGA
- a CDS encoding patatin-like phospholipase family protein produces MKNRLGIVLSGGGSRGIAHIGVLRALEEHGLAPDCIAGTSSGAIVGALYAADYPPEEMLEFFKVKSPFKLSKFALGKPGFIDTEKVVADFLEYFPENSFEALAKSLFLTATDIVNARLEIFTSGPLIPAILASSSVPMVFTPTEIDGRWFSDGGIINNFPVEPIKMLCDTLIGVYASPLREVDRSTLKNSLAVSQRAIEVGMFFSSKRKFHQCDVFLCPEDLAKFGAFDSKHLREILEIGYAAALERVDSIRKSLEKYRGD; encoded by the coding sequence ATGAAGAACCGTCTCGGAATCGTCCTCTCGGGCGGCGGCAGCCGTGGAATCGCCCACATCGGCGTGCTCAGGGCGCTCGAGGAGCACGGCCTGGCTCCGGACTGCATCGCCGGCACCAGCTCGGGCGCCATTGTCGGCGCCCTCTACGCCGCGGACTACCCGCCGGAAGAGATGCTCGAGTTCTTTAAGGTGAAAAGCCCGTTCAAGCTCTCGAAGTTCGCCCTGGGCAAACCCGGGTTCATCGACACCGAGAAGGTCGTGGCCGACTTTTTGGAGTATTTTCCCGAGAACTCCTTCGAGGCCCTCGCCAAAAGCCTCTTCCTGACCGCCACCGACATCGTCAACGCCCGGCTCGAGATCTTCACGTCCGGACCCCTGATCCCGGCGATTCTGGCTTCCTCTTCGGTACCGATGGTTTTTACTCCCACCGAGATCGACGGCCGCTGGTTCTCCGACGGCGGCATCATCAACAACTTCCCCGTGGAACCGATCAAGATGCTGTGCGACACCCTGATCGGGGTCTACGCCAGTCCCTTGCGCGAAGTCGACCGGTCGACCCTCAAGAACTCACTGGCCGTGTCCCAGCGAGCGATCGAGGTGGGCATGTTCTTCAGCTCCAAGCGCAAGTTTCACCAGTGCGACGTGTTCCTCTGCCCCGAAGATCTCGCCAAATTCGGCGCGTTCGACAGCAAGCATTTGCGCGAGATCCTCGAGATCGGATACGCCGCAGCCTTGGAGCGAGTCGATTCGATCCGGAAATCTTTGGAGAAATATAGAGGGGACTGA
- a CDS encoding universal stress protein: MSTIGTVLCPVDFSPLSERSLLLAVEICRRTDAKLVLEHNLESRPPAYLGVGWMWSEEHESEEQDKGKIAIKRIQEMFKKIPEGIEYEAKITRGPIDESLLHLAKILPAGMIVMGTHGPSTSEHQSLTEKIIIQAPCTVLTTGESYRPESVFGVGKEEPEHMSMLVPYDFSSRAKACLDVTLAMARRMPHRIHLLHVAQPKSSLAGEPDKSPEIERLREKLAALIPDELADRMAIDVSIGEPVPRILEAAREIGALFILMPAHGKSPLKRFLFGTTTLGILHGADCPVWFMSSAARRHPPEWAAA, translated from the coding sequence ATGAGCACCATCGGAACCGTTCTTTGTCCAGTCGACTTCAGTCCTCTTTCCGAACGGAGCCTGCTCCTCGCGGTAGAGATTTGCCGGCGCACTGATGCCAAGCTGGTGCTCGAGCACAACCTCGAGTCTCGCCCGCCCGCCTACCTCGGGGTCGGCTGGATGTGGTCCGAGGAGCACGAAAGCGAAGAGCAGGACAAGGGCAAGATAGCAATCAAGCGCATTCAGGAGATGTTCAAGAAGATCCCCGAAGGCATCGAGTACGAGGCCAAGATCACGCGCGGACCGATCGACGAGAGCCTGCTTCACCTCGCCAAGATCCTGCCGGCGGGCATGATCGTCATGGGGACTCACGGACCCTCGACCTCAGAGCATCAATCGTTGACGGAGAAGATCATTATCCAGGCCCCCTGCACCGTCTTGACTACCGGCGAGAGCTATCGGCCGGAGAGCGTGTTCGGCGTCGGCAAGGAAGAGCCGGAGCACATGTCGATGCTCGTCCCCTACGATTTTTCCTCGCGCGCGAAGGCCTGTCTGGACGTCACCCTGGCGATGGCTCGCCGCATGCCGCACCGCATCCACCTGCTTCATGTCGCACAGCCCAAGAGCAGTCTGGCGGGCGAGCCGGATAAGTCACCCGAAATCGAGAGGCTGCGCGAGAAACTCGCCGCTTTGATACCCGACGAGCTTGCCGATCGGATGGCGATCGACGTCTCGATCGGGGAACCGGTGCCCCGCATCCTGGAGGCGGCCCGGGAGATCGGCGCCCTCTTCATCCTGATGCCGGCCCACGGTAAGAGCCCGTTGAAGAGGTTCCTCTTTGGCACTACGACCCTCGGGATCTTGCACGGCGCCGACTGTCCGGTCTGGTTCATGTCCTCCGCAGCCCGGCGTCATCCCCCCGAATGGGCCGCTGCCTGA